The window CATCGCCCGGTCGCTGGCGGTGCGGCCGAAGGTGCTGCTGATGGACGAGCCGTGTTCGGCGCTGGACCCGACGTCGACCCGGCGGATCGAGCAGACCATCGCCGAACTGGCGCACGAGATCACCATCGTGATCGTCACGCACAACATGCAGCAGGCCGCCCGGGTCTCGCAGCAGTGCGCGTTCTTCCTCGCCGAACACGGAACCCCGGGGGTCATCGTCGAGGCCGGACCGACGGAGACGATCTTCGGCTCGCCGTCCGACGAGCGCACTTCCGACTACGTGCACGGCCGTTTCGGCTGAGCAGGTGACCGGCCCAACCGGTAGCCTGCCCATTCGGGGAATGCCTGGCGACGGTGGGAGTGACGCGTGGACCTTCGGTTGGAGGCGCCGCCCGCGGCCGGGGTCATGATGGTCGCCATCGGCGGCGAGGTCGACCTGGTCGCCGCGGGTGTGCTGGAGCGTTTCCTGCTCGGCGCCGTCGCGGAGCAGCGCAGCGCCGCCCCCGGGCTGATCGTCGACCTGTCCGACGCCGAGTTCTTCGGCTGCGCCGGACTCAACGCGCTGCTCACCGCCCAGCGCCGGATCGAGGCCGGTGGCGGCTGGCTGCGCCTGGTCGACCCCTCGCCCGCGGTGGCCCGGGTGCTCGACGTCGAGGGCATGAACACCCGGCTGCGGGTCACGGCTTCCTGATGTACGAGCGGTCCCCGCACAAGGTCACCGAGTTCGCCGGTCCGGTCGACGAGTTCCTCGCCCACGCCTGCCTGGTCTACGGCGGCGACACCCCCGACCGGCTCGCCCGCGCCCAGGCCCTCTTGTCGGCCGACCCGGAGATCGCCAAGGCGAACATCTTCACCATGGCGGTCCTCTCCGACGCCGAGGGCGTGGCCGCCGCACTGGCCGTCGACCCCGGTCTCGCGAGCCGCCAGCGCGGACCGTTCGACTGGGAACCCTTGCTGTACCTGACGTACTCGCGGCTGCCCGGCGGCGACCCGGTGGCGGCGGCCCGGCTGCTGCTGGACGCGGGCGCCGACCCGAACGCGGGCTACCTGTGGGAGGGCAACTGCCCGCCTTTCACCGCCCTGACCGGTGTCTTCGGCGAGGGCGAGGACGCGGTCAACCGACCCCGCCACCACGCCGAGCTGCCGCTGGCCCGGCTGCTGCTCGACCGGGGAGCCGACCCCAACGACGGCCAGACGCTCTACAACCGCATGTTCGGCGCCGACGACGGACACCTGCGGCTGCTCTTCGAGTTCGGCCTGGGCACCGGCGACGGCGGTCCATGGCGCACCCGCGTGCCCCGGCAGGCGAGCCCGGCCGAGATGCTGCACGACGTGCTGCTCTGGGCCGCCGCGCACGACCAGCGCGCCCGGGTCGAGCTGCTGCTCGCGCACGGCGTGCCGCCCGAGGCTCCGTTCCGAGGCCACCCGCTGCACGAAGGACGCAGTGCGCATGACCTCGCGGTCCGTTCGGGCAACCGTGAGATCGCCGCGCTGTTGGAAGCCGCCGGTGCGGTGCCGACCCGACTCGATGAGGTCGACCAGGTTGTCGCCGACGCGATGGCGGGTCTTCCCGTCCACGCGCCGCCTTCGGTTGTCGCCCAAGCCATCGCGCGCGACCCGTACGCCGTCGTGCGGGCCGCTGAGCTCGGAAAGGGCGACGCGGCAAGGATTCTGGTCGGCGCCGGATTCGACGTCAACGCCGCGGAGTGCGAGACCGCGCTGCACCAGGCCGCGTTCGCCGGAAACCTGGACCTGGTCCGGCTGCTGCTCGACCTGGGCGCCGATCAGTCCATAATGGACACGTCATTCGGGTCGACCCCGCTGGGCTGGGCGGAGCACAACAGGCGGGACCAGG is drawn from Actinokineospora alba and contains these coding sequences:
- a CDS encoding STAS domain-containing protein; this translates as MDLRLEAPPAAGVMMVAIGGEVDLVAAGVLERFLLGAVAEQRSAAPGLIVDLSDAEFFGCAGLNALLTAQRRIEAGGGWLRLVDPSPAVARVLDVEGMNTRLRVTAS
- a CDS encoding ankyrin repeat domain-containing protein — its product is MYERSPHKVTEFAGPVDEFLAHACLVYGGDTPDRLARAQALLSADPEIAKANIFTMAVLSDAEGVAAALAVDPGLASRQRGPFDWEPLLYLTYSRLPGGDPVAAARLLLDAGADPNAGYLWEGNCPPFTALTGVFGEGEDAVNRPRHHAELPLARLLLDRGADPNDGQTLYNRMFGADDGHLRLLFEFGLGTGDGGPWRTRVPRQASPAEMLHDVLLWAAAHDQRARVELLLAHGVPPEAPFRGHPLHEGRSAHDLAVRSGNREIAALLEAAGAVPTRLDEVDQVVADAMAGLPVHAPPSVVAQAIARDPYAVVRAAELGKGDAARILVGAGFDVNAAECETALHQAAFAGNLDLVRLLLDLGADQSIMDTSFGSTPLGWAEHNRRDQVAAFLRSDQP